The following is a genomic window from Verrucosispora sp. WMMD573.
GTGCTCGCCTCGCCCACCACCTCGACGTGCGCGCCGAGTTCGGCGCGTACCCCGGCTCGGAACATGGCGTGGTCGTCGACCAGGAACACCCGCAGCCGTCCGGGCCTGGTGCTCTCCGGTTCGACCGGCGGTGTCGACTGCTCGGCCATCATTTGTCCCTCTCCGCAGTGGCCGACTCCCGGGAGATCGGCAGGATCAACCGGACCTCGGTCCCCTCTCCAGGCCGGGAGCGGATCTCCGCCCGGCCACCGTGCCGTTTCATCCGCCCGACGATCGAGCCCCGGACACCGTGCCGATGGTCCTCCACCGTATCCGGGTCGAACCCGACACCCCGATCCCGTACGAAGACACTCACCTGCTCGGGCTCGACCTCGGCGTACAGCGAGACGGTCTGTACCCCGGCGTGCCGGGCGGCGTTCACCAGCGCCTCGCGTGCCGCGGCCACCAGCGCGCCGACCCGCTCGTCGGTTTCCCGGTCGCCCACCACTACCGCCTCCACCGTCATCGCGAAGGTGTCCTCCACCTCGGCCGCGGCCTGTTCCAGCGCGGCGGCGAGGCGTTCGGTGGGTGACGCGGTGGGCTTGTAGAGCCAGTTACGCAGTGAGCGCTCCTGGCCCCGGGCGAGCCGCTGCACCGTCTTGACATCGCTGGCGTTGCGCTGGATCAACGCGAGGGTGTGCAACACCTGGTCGTGCACCATCGCCGCCAGTTCGGCCCGCTCCTGCTCCCGGATGCGCCCCTCGCGCTCCGAGCGGAGCTGGTTCCAGGTACGCCAGAGCACCGGCGCGGCCACCACCCCCACACCCGCCAGCCCGACCAACGCGAAGATCACTCCGTTGACCACGGCGTCGAGGTTCTGCGCCGGGGAGTAGACCGCGGCCACACCGATGATGCCGACCGCGACCAGCACCCCGCCCCCGACGAAGCGCAGCACGAAAGCTCGCCTGTCGCTCTCCTCTATCACCGCGCCGAGCCAGGGCACCGGCATCGACTCGCCCCACTGCCGTCGCCGCTCGGGCGCGGACTGGTGCCAGATCACGCCGGCGCCGACCGCGATGATGGCGACCAACCAGCCCGCCGTGCCGGCCGCGCCGACCGAGTCGAAGACCATCACCTGGATCAGCAGCACGCCGAGCCCGATGGCCACGAAGGGCAGCAACTGGCCGACATCGCGGCGCGCCGGTACGGCGTTGTCACCGGGTCGCAGCGGCACGACCGCCCAGAAGGCGGCATAGAGCAGCAGACCCAACCCGCTCAGCCCGAGCAGCACCAT
Proteins encoded in this region:
- a CDS encoding ATP-binding protein, with product MTREPVISSSSQPPRLYRAPEHRMAAGVAAGIAEHLGVPVVRVRIAFMVLLGLSGLGLLLYAAFWAVVPLRPGDNAVPARRDVGQLLPFVAIGLGVLLIQVMVFDSVGAAGTAGWLVAIIAVGAGVIWHQSAPERRRQWGESMPVPWLGAVIEESDRRAFVLRFVGGGVLVAVGIIGVAAVYSPAQNLDAVVNGVIFALVGLAGVGVVAAPVLWRTWNQLRSEREGRIREQERAELAAMVHDQVLHTLALIQRNASDVKTVQRLARGQERSLRNWLYKPTASPTERLAAALEQAAAEVEDTFAMTVEAVVVGDRETDERVGALVAAAREALVNAARHAGVQTVSLYAEVEPEQVSVFVRDRGVGFDPDTVEDHRHGVRGSIVGRMKRHGGRAEIRSRPGEGTEVRLILPISRESATAERDK